A region of the Ochotona princeps isolate mOchPri1 chromosome 9, mOchPri1.hap1, whole genome shotgun sequence genome:
tcctggactctctgccattgtccatgcctgcaatgatggactatgactgtttatgaagaactgtactatagtaataatataggggaactcagtgaggggggtgTGGTTTGGGGAGGGCTTCAGGGATttgccagggcctatggaactgcatcataaaatgatgataataataataataaggtaaaaattttttaaaagaagtaaaagaaaacattttggaatCACTTCTTGAACATGATTAACATGCAAATAGAACTGTCAGTTGAACATGAATGCCTACATAATATATACTCCTAGAGCTTTTCCAGTGATTTCCCGTGGGGTACTGCTGGCCACTGTGGGTCGCCTCCGTGCTGAGCTAGTCCAGCAAGGCCCATGCGGGCAGCGGGGACCCCCTCACCAGAACCAGAGAATTGTTCTGGTCTTCATGGACTTAGGCCTGAGACCCAAGAACTGACCAGTGATCTGAGGGTCTTTGATCACAGCCATGATAGACAGCCCGGGACTGTATCATGTTTGTTGGTTCAGGACCCTTGTCTGAGGTGGGACATGTACACAgggcacacagcactcacacTGTCCCCATAGCGGCCAACCCTCCCAGAAGCTGTCCTGTAGGGTTCTGAACTCTGGCCTAAGATGCTCATGTAGGCTCAGTCAGAAAGGATTTTGACGACTCAGTTGTGGGCGACTTGTGTAGGTACCTCCTAGCCAGGTCCCTAGGATCTCTCTGGGGACTGTAGCCTCATGCCGGTGTTAGGACATGCCTGTGGGTAAAGGGCACTGACCCCCAAGGACAGCTCTGAGCTGCCAGGGAGGGTGGTGAGAGGTGTTGCCTGGGAACTGGAAGGATGGAGTCTGTGTAAGTTAGCATGCCTGGATGATCAGGAATAACGGAGTCACAGTCCCTGCAAGAAGCTGCAAGGAAGGCAAGAGTGTGGTTTGTTCCATAATGTAGTTTCTAGAACTTAAATCTGCAGCCTGTTAGTTTTCCTTGAACTATCTGCATGGGCTTTCTAGGGCTGGCCAAGGATAAGATGGAGTCACCAGCTAGGGGCCAGCACCCAGACCCAGGGACACGAGCCAGGGGCCAGCACCTAGATCCAGGGACACAATCCCCAGCTAGAGGTCAGTGCCCAGACCCAGGGACCAGGGATGCAATCCCAGCTAGGGGCCAGCACCCAGACCCAGGGACGCCTGCTGCTGTTGCCTCGGAGATGAGCTTTAAAGGGCACCAATGGGCGAGCAATGCAAACTGTCATTGAGATGTCTTTGCAGCCCAATGAGCCAACGAACAGTGTTCAAACGAGGGGTTGTGTTCTGACTCTGGCCTCGATCCTGTTGAGGGAAAGTatcaattttcagatttttgcagGACTAAGAGACAGGGCTCTAACTATACCTTACAGCATTTAGAGAGACtcctgagaggaggaaaggctgGACCCTAGGCAATGAGTCTGCAAACAGAAAACAGGGCCTGCTTAGAGTAAGCATTTACAAAAGGTCGATCACAAGGTTTTTcctgtttgtcttgtttttgagAAGTGGACAGAAGCTGGAGACAATGCATGAATGCAAAGAAGAGGCTGTGCAGTGTGCAGGGCTGCTTGagatgcagagagcaggagagccaCCAGAGAGTTTGCTGGCCATTAGGGACAGTGCTCCACCCTAAAGATACAGGGCAGCGCCTCTTACAGGTTGGTGGATGCTCCATGAAGCTCCACCTGGGCTTCCTTTAGCCTTCAGCCTTCACCAACGCAGTGGTAACATTGTGAAAATGCAAAGATGGCTccacagcacagggcccagcagggaGGCGCTGCTTGTGCACCTGCTTAGAAACAAGCCACAGCAAGTGTTTTCATCAAagtgcaaaaagaaagaaatgtagcaCAGGAGAAGATGAGTAACAAGTTTCTCCAAAACTGAAGTAGTGGGGGCTTCCTTCTTTGTTCTGAATACAAagcagtgctttcctaggccacacttACTGGCTAAAAaacattctaattttaaaaaaaaaggtaaaggaaTAAATGAACATCCATGCAAATCCAAGATCCATCCAAGACACAAGGAAAAAGGATGAGGCTGGCACCAGGGCTCCCTGCCTCTCTCGGGTACCTCCTGTGTGTGCATTGAAACATAAATAGTAGTGAGTTTTGCTGCTGCCTGTATGGGGCtgcttcgagtcccagctgctccacttcagattcagctcctggctcatgtgcctgggaaagcagcagaagatgacccaagtgcttggggccctgccacctacactggagaccaaatgaagctcctggaccctggtcTTGATCCGGAACAGCCTGAGGTACTGCAGCCGTTTAGAGAGTAACAAgcaaaggatctctctctctctctctctctctctctctctctctctctcacctcctcagtaaatcttcctttcttcttctttttttttatattgatttACAGGGTGGTCAGTGGTCAGGCTGGTACTGGGGTCCCCGCGGGCTGCAGggtgagttccaggttccctgcaggctgcagggctgcGTTCCAGTGGTCCCCACGGACTGCAGGGTGGGTTCAGGGGTCCCACGGGCTGCAGGGCAGGTTCGGGAGTCCCCGTGGGCTGCAGGGCGGGTTCTGGGGTCCCCGTGGGCTGCAGGAGGGCACGGGGGTCCCCGTGGgctgcaggagggctggggaggtCCTCGTGGGCTGCAGGGCGAGCTCGGGGTCCCCGCAGGCTGCAAGAGGGCTCAGGGGTCCCCGCGCACGGCTGCCAGCTGGCCCTCAGTGGCTCAGCTACTTGTGGCCCTTGAGCATGCGGCGCAGCAGCACCTGCACACCGGCTGCCGTGCTCAGGAGCCGGACCCAGCTGTGCTTGTGCTTGCGTTTCAGGTTACTGGGCTGGTACTCGTTGCCGCGGGCCTTGCCGCGGGTGGACAGCGCGCCCAGGAGGCCGCCGCTCGGCCCAGGCTGCAGGAggcacctgccagccagcagGGTGGCCGACCCGGCGCCCACCCAGAGAGCCATGTCGGGCCGCTCACGCCACCATTAGGGAACgcttaaatctttcaaataaatagataaacctttaaataaataagcaatgtgAAGCAAAATAGCCCCTCATCTAAAACAAAGCTTGCTACTGTGTATACTCTGTAATTCTTGGCAATCGGCTATCCTTGAAATCCTTGAAACGTCCAAGACAGGAATTCACTCTGTGTCAATGGACGTGTCTGCACAGCACGTAGGAGCACAGGGAATTCATCTCACTGACGCCGGACAGATCGGCTCAGCCATCTTGGAAGGTGGGAATGGCAGCTGACctgcctgcttggaagccttaccACCCATGAGACCTAAACACTAGTCGCTCACGCTGCCAGCGCCTCTCTGCTCTGTAACAGAATGCCTGAGGCACAGTGCGTTACCAAGGAAGGAGTCTTTAGTGCCTAGTTTGGGAGGCTGAAAGTCTATTACCGCGTGGATCCCattggcttgggctctgaggggGGCCCCTGGACCGGCTCCCCAGAGAAGCAGTGGGTCAGCTGCGTGCTGGAGGACCCCATCCCAAGGAGTCCTCATGACCACACTGGGCTCAGGCCTCTGTGGAACACAGCACCCCGGGAGCTCGCTGGCTGCCACCACAGGTCACAGTCCTGGCACAGAGACCCACGGCTTAGCAAGCactgtgcagcagcagctgctgtcacTGGTTGATTGGTGAAGTCTCAGAAACAAATCACAGGCTTGCAAGCGCTTGCAGCACTCAGGCTCTGTTTTTCTGTCCACCTCGGTGCCCCTCCCCACCTGTCTCCATCTGTCCACTCCCCAGCCATGTGCTCACTGCCCCACTGAGACTGCTGCTGGGAAGTCACCCAGTGCCTCCCTTTTCCAGCCCCACCCTGTCTGACCTCTTAGACACCTGCCCTTCCTGGCTCCCTTACCTGtcctcctcccacctgcctggCTTCCCTCCCCGCCTCGACATCTTTGATGCCAGAGCTGCTAGAGGTCCTGTCTTGGCCTCTCCTCTTCTTCGACACGAATCCAACCCACTCATACACTGCTCATAGCTGTGGCTCTCTCCTGTCCCTCGATGACTCACACCCTTAGTTTCCCTGCACTGGTCCCTGGATGCCCTTTTCCTCCACCGTCACCTCCTCTTCCTGCACACCTGCTCCTCTGGGGGCCCTTGCCCACCTGAGCTCTGTGAATACCCCCACTTACCCCTGACATGACATCTAGCCCAGTGCCTGCTCATTAAACCACAGGTATCTCCATAATTCTAACAGGTGACACTACCCGTTAGCATCTAATCTACATTGAGTCTTGGGCAGGCTTCACACTGAACAGGGCACCTGAATCAATTCATTTAAACAACAAATGTCCTCTGGTGGTGGACACCGCAAACCCTCCCATGTTCCATGTTGAGCTCTAGCCTAGCTCGAGttgtttggcctgggaaaacataaCGGGAGGGCCCTTACTCACAAGTCTCCGCTACTGCATCTGCAGAATGTGCCAAGGCCCCAGAGAGCCTGGCTTCCCTTGTGAAAACCAGTTTCTGCAGGTGCACACCCCTCTTTCCAGCAAGGTGTGGCTGTCTAACCTAACAGCCTCAGGTCTTGGCACTGATGCTCCATTTCCAGGCCCACATAGCCCATGCCAGACAGGCTCAGGTTGCTCCTCACTGCAGAGGTGGACGCAGTCCCTGGACAGCCTTTTGCTGCCCCCTCCTGGGCATCcagagt
Encoded here:
- the LOC101535596 gene encoding LOW QUALITY PROTEIN: large ribosomal subunit protein bL34m (The sequence of the model RefSeq protein was modified relative to this genomic sequence to represent the inferred CDS: substituted 1 base at 1 genomic stop codon) yields the protein MALWVGAGSATLLAGRCLLQPGPSGGLLGALSTRGKARGNEYQPSNLKRKHKHSWVRLLSTAAGVQVLLRRMLKGHKXLSH